A part of Crassostrea angulata isolate pt1a10 chromosome 5, ASM2561291v2, whole genome shotgun sequence genomic DNA contains:
- the LOC128186251 gene encoding glutathione S-transferase P 1-like isoform X2, which produces MSKIQLAYFQVRGRAEAIRTLLVDNNVEYEETDVGPRDNWVNNWKPKMAFGQCPWLKDGDVELVQSNTMLRYLARKLDLYGANNVEASRADMINDGVEDLRVAYTRMIYQNYEEGKGPFIAELPGKLQCFENLMKNGGDYILGSKVCFAD; this is translated from the exons ATGTCAAAAATACAGTTGGCTTACTTCCAAGTTCGAG GTCGCGCCGAGGCCATTAGAACTCTACTGGTTGACAACAATGTGGAGTACGAGGAGACAGATGTCGGACCTCGAGACAACTGGGTCAACAACTGGAAACCCAAAATG GCATTTGGTCAGTGCCCCTGGCTGAAGGATGGAGACGTGGAGTTGGTGCAATCAAACACCATGCTCAGATACCTGGCCAGGAAATTGG ATTTGTATGGAGCTAACAATGTTGAAGCGTCCAGAGCTGACATGATAAATGATGGGGTAGAGGACCTAAGAGTGGCTTACACTAGAATGATTTATCAGAACTAT GAAGAAGGAAAAGGTCCATTTATTGCAGAACTTCCTGGAAAACTGCAGTGTTTTGAG AACTTAATGAAGAATGGTGGAGACTATATTCTTGGTAGCAAG gTTTGCTTTGCCGATTAG
- the LOC128184434 gene encoding toll-like receptor 4 — translation MGKYLSLGLLLLSIVSMIPEARNKESKCKIRTEKEGIIIDCSRLQLENIPNICDHENTTSNLNVTTSETVSPEKIVKLDLSHNVIRSTGNNSFYCLVNLQELNLEGNKIELNLDNYYPGLFLPLVSLVCLNLKNNSQNGTVNDTVFVELINLQNLQIDAPKGIVFGKRFSNLKSLETLNVSGKTGHCDLNQIGHETFENLQHIRVLDLSACNIKYVESGSFGMMDNLTFLSLSFNKELGFQSLQNVTNGLQDTNIKFLHLENIRCLVGPGTELCVPHLAPLANTSLKELNLAGNRLNWMEKSVLSNLPKSLERMSLAHNRLSLGWYSFEYRLLKNLTVFNISFQLNPPSIVDKLTESCNENPDFYRCSAAYFPMLNASEQLDQSLLQDKRNDKTIKKRPKPTITFYIPPKLETVYWTSSRLFGTLGSFGFYPSSLKRIYMQNNIWFNWIGPVHGFENVTDIDLSRNFCDNISTEFLSNFISLKTLNISENFLGRSLSLDYLGKTFRNLKSLETIDLSFNVIEFLHRNMFLNSSKLQRLAVDNNKLF, via the coding sequence ATGGGGAAATACCTTTCTCTTGGACTTCTTCTCCTCAGCATTGTGAGCATGATTCCAGAAGCTCGCAATAAAGAATCTAAATGTAAAATTCGAACTGAAAAGGAAGGAATTATCATCGATTGTTCTCGATTGCAGTTAGAGAATATACCGAACATATGTGACCATGAAAATACTACATCGAACCTTAATGTGACAACGAGTGAAACTGTTTCTCCAGAAAAAATAGTCAAACTTGATTTATCCCATAATGTGATTCGTTCAACAGGAAATAATAGTTTCTACTGCCTAGTTAATTTGCAGGAATTGAATCTTGAAGGTAATAAAATTGAACTTAATCTTGATAACTATTACCCAGGTCTGTTTTTGCCTCTTGTATCACTAGTTTGTTTAAACCTGAAGAATAATTCTCAGAACGGAACTGTTAATGATACAGTTTTCGTCGAGTTAATAAATCTACAAAATCTTCAAATTGACGCACCGAAAGGGATTGTCTTTGGTAAGCGGTTTTCTAATCTGAAATCACTTGAAACATTGAATGTATCCGGGAAAACTGGACATTGTGATTTAAATCAAATAGGACATGAGACTTTTGAAAATCTTCAACACATACGCGTCTTGGATCTCTCTGCATGCAACATCAAATACGTAGAGAGTGGATCATTTGGCATGATGGACAATTTGACGTTCCTTTCTTTGTCTTTCAATAAAGAACTTGGTTTCCAGAGTCTACAAAATGTGACAAATGGTCTACAGGATACCAACATCAAATTCCTTCATTTAGAAAACATCCGTTGTCTCGTGGGACCAGGCACAGAGCTGTGTGTTCCTCACTTGGCACCTCTAGCCAACACATCTCTCAAAGAACTGAATTTGGCGGGAAACCGACTGAATTGGATGGAGAAAAGTGTGCTCTCAAACCTCCCCAAAAGTCTCGAGAGAATGTCCCTTGCCCACAACAGACTGTCGCTAGGCTGGTATAGTTTCGAGTATCGTCTGCTCAAAAATTTGACAGTGTTCAATATAAGTTTTCAGTTAAACCCACCGAGCATTGTGGACAAACTTACGGAAAGCTGTAACGAAAACCCGGATTTTTACAGGTGTTCTGCTGCTTACTTTCCAATGTTAAATGCATCGGAACAGCTGGACCAGTCTTTGCTGCAAGATAAACGTAACGACAAGACTATCAAAAAGAGACCCAAACCCACAATTACATTCTATATTCCACCGAAGCTTGAAACAGTGTACTGGACATCGAGTCGTTTGTTTGGAACGCTCGGGTCTTTTGGGTTTTACCCATCTTCCTTGAAACGTATTTACATGCAGAACAACATTTGGTTCAACTGGATTGGACCAGTTCATGGATTTGAAAATGTCACAGATATTGACTTATCTAGGAACTTTTGTGACAATATTTCCACAGAGTTTCTGTCAAATTTTATCAGTCTCAAAACATTAAACATCTCTGAAAACTTTCTTGGCAGAAGCCTGTCCCTGGATTACTTAGGAAAGAcgtttagaaatttaaaaagtttagaaACGATTGATCTTTCCTTCAATGTCATCGAATTTCTTCACCGCAACATGTTTTTGAACTCTTCAAAACTTCAGCGTTTGGCCGTAGACAATAATAagttattttaa
- the LOC128185649 gene encoding uncharacterized protein LOC128185649, with protein MVMAESDVQSKEEGKTMVFIPVGRTVQRPTILPTTCSFRRLYVHVCLFAVVVVVILVLRAISNVRVVFVQYHSSSDTDGELVVLPEKFAVSRGAYCLDGSSPGYYIRYGKSPNLNKWIIHLPAGAWCSSVEDCYSRSFTELGSSVEAPMFRAFNGILSPSESENPKFHMWNMVDFLYCDGGSFLGNRNNVISHKSKKLYLAGFQVFNALIDYLVEHTELKGADQVILIGSSAGGVGATVNADYLRKRLTGVNSLHLVVDGAMFVDNPEQTRQQVMRNIFKNTFYLHNIQGAESIQECTQKLLGDDQWQCLQPTFFYKHLFTPVFFLNSLHDAWYSKNAMGVNCPFSTCSQGDINILDQHRSSLLSKASSILQSLQDGIYLTSCPVHTMTMNKRFSSQLSEGGISPQNALMKWYFHQVPNYTFVENIDFRKATAVCKLDS; from the exons ATGGTAATGGCAGAGAGCGATGTCCAGAGCAAAGAAGAAGGAAAAACCATGGTGTTTATTCCCGTAGGACGGACCGTACAGAGACCCACCATACTGCCCACCACCTGCAGTTTCCGGCGGCTCTACGttcatgtttgtttgtttgcgGTCGTTGTCGTAGTGATTCTGGTGTTACGAGCGATCTCCAATGTCCGAGTGGTGTTCGTACAGTACCACTCCAGCTCTGACACCGACGGAGAGCTAGTCGTACTGCCAGAGAAGTTTGCCGTCTCAAGGGGGGCGTATTGTTTGGATGGATCCTCACCTGGGTATTATATTAGATATG GGAAGAGTCCAAATCTGAACAAATGGATCATACATCTGCCAGCAGGTGCCTGGTGCTCATCAGTGGAGGACTGCTACAGCAG GAGTTTTACAGAGTTGGGATCCAGCGTAGAGGCACCAATGTTCCGAGCTTTCAATGGAATTCTATCTCCGAGTGAGTCGGAAAACCCCAAGTTTCATATGTGGAATATGGTGGATTTTCTTTACTGTGATGGGGGATCATTTCTAG GAAACAGGAACAATGTGATCAGCCACAAGTCTAAGAAGCTTTACCTGGCGGGATTCCAGGTGTTTAATGCTCTGATCGACTACTTAGTGGAGCACACAGAGCTCAAGGGGGCCGACCAAGTCATACTCATCGGGTCCTCAG CTGGTGGGGTTGGAGCCACAGTAAATGCTGACTACCTGAGGAAGCGACTGACCGGCGTGAACTCGCTCCACCTGGTGGTGGATGGTGCTATGTTTGTGGACAACCCCGAGCAGACACGGCAGCAAGTGATGAGGAACATCTTCAAGAATACTTTCTACCTCCATAACATACAAG GTGCAGAAAGTATTCAGGAGTGTACACAGAAGCTTCTAGGTGATGATCAATGGCAGTGCCTTCAGCCCACCTTCTTCTACAAGCACCTGTTCACACCCGTTTTCTTCCTGAACTCTCTCCACGATGCTTGGTACAGTAAGAACGCCATGGGAGTGAACTGTCCGTTCTCCACATGTAGTCAGGGTGACATTAACATCCTAGATCAACACAGGAGTTCCCTCCTCTCCAAGGCGTCCTCGATTCTACAGTCCCTTCAGGACGGGATTTACCTCACTTCCTGTCCCGTTCACACAATGACTATGAACAAACGGTTTTCTTCACAGTTGAGTGAAGGCGGCATTTCTCCGCAGAATGCCTTAATGAAGTGGTATTTCCACCAAGTGCCCAATTATACATTTGTGGAGAACATAGATTTCAGAAAGGCTACAGCAGTTTGTAAGCTTGATAGCTGA
- the LOC128184435 gene encoding toll-like receptor 4, which translates to MKNLSLLDLSDNRLTNLEESAMQDLETLFFSGNPKLLIDLDNNRLSCSCRNLVFLTWLRSYKSRFINYENYTCMEDSSNLDLSIDTLKTDCKSYLLWYIIGSISGTLFVSLVISFLIYKNRWKIRYLRYIANKKFHGYQRLPLTSGGEFEYDAYVSYSVKDVSFIKNEMVPNLEERFGLKLAIMHRDMPPCGNHATNIMDYICQCKRTLCVVSKNYLESTWQDYELNMARMEGLEARRGMAFVHLMLMPDVCQSKYPRKVRDFIREGNYIEYPDDQLGKEVFWEILKKEIQKDLPLSASFT; encoded by the coding sequence ATGAAAAACCTAAGTCTTTTAGACCTCTCCGATAACCGTTTGACCAACCTTGAAGAGTCGGCCATGCAAGATCTAGAAACCCTATTTTTTTCTGGAAACCCAAAACTTTTGATAGATTTAGACAATAATCGACTCTCTTGTTCTTGTAGGAATCTTGTGTTCTTAACGTGGCTTCGATCATATAAGTCGCGTTTCATTAATTACGAAAACTACACTTGCATGGAAGATTCTTCGAATCTTGATCTATCCATTGACACATTAAAGACTGATTGTAAATCCTACCTTTTGTGGTACATAATTGGAAGTATTTCTGGCACGCTGTTTGTGAGCCTCGTTATCAGCTTTTTGATATATAAGAATCGATGGAAAATTCGCTATTTGCGTTATATCGCCAACAAGAAATTTCATGGCTACCAAAGACTTCCGCTCACTTCTGGAGGAGAATTCGAATATGACGCATACGTGTCGTATTCTGTAAAGGATGTCTCcttcattaaaaatgaaatggtgCCAAACTTAGAGGAGCGGTTTGGTTTGAAACTAGCCATAATGCATAGAGATATGCCGCCGTGCGGCAACCATGCAACAAACATCATGGATTACATCTGCCAATGCAAACGAACACTTTGTGTGGTGTCTAAAAACTATTTGGAGTCAACATGGCAAGATTATGAATTAAACATGGCAAGAATGGAAGGACTCGAAGCAAGACGGGGGATGGCTTTTGTACATCTAATGTTGATGCCCGACGTTTGTCAGTCAAAATATCCAAGAAAAGTTCGCGACTTTATCAGGGAAGGTAACTACATAGAATACCCCGATGACCAACTAGGAAAGGAAGTGTTTTGGGAAATTCTAAAGAAGGAGattcaaaaagatttaccgCTTTCTGCTTCCTTCACTTGA
- the LOC128186251 gene encoding glutathione S-transferase P 1-like isoform X1: MSKIQLAYFQVRGRAEAIRTLLVDNNVEYEETDVGPRDNWVNNWKPKMAFGQCPWLKDGDVELVQSNTMLRYLARKLDLYGANNVEASRADMINDGVEDLRVAYTRMIYQNYEEGKGPFIAELPGKLQCFENLMKNGGDYILGSKVCFADYNLFDLLDALVTLSSPCLDAFPTLKAYYDRVMNRPGVQKRRSTDHFKGLTINGNGKQ; this comes from the exons ATGTCAAAAATACAGTTGGCTTACTTCCAAGTTCGAG GTCGCGCCGAGGCCATTAGAACTCTACTGGTTGACAACAATGTGGAGTACGAGGAGACAGATGTCGGACCTCGAGACAACTGGGTCAACAACTGGAAACCCAAAATG GCATTTGGTCAGTGCCCCTGGCTGAAGGATGGAGACGTGGAGTTGGTGCAATCAAACACCATGCTCAGATACCTGGCCAGGAAATTGG ATTTGTATGGAGCTAACAATGTTGAAGCGTCCAGAGCTGACATGATAAATGATGGGGTAGAGGACCTAAGAGTGGCTTACACTAGAATGATTTATCAGAACTAT GAAGAAGGAAAAGGTCCATTTATTGCAGAACTTCCTGGAAAACTGCAGTGTTTTGAG AACTTAATGAAGAATGGTGGAGACTATATTCTTGGTAGCAAG GTTTGCTTTGCCGACTATAATCTGTTTGATCTCTTGGACGCCTTGGTGACCCTCTCGTCTCCCTGTCTCGATGCCTTCCCTACCTTGAAGGCATACTATGACCGCGTGATGAACAGACCAGGTGTACAGAAGAGAAGATCCACGGATCACTTTAAAGGTCTCACAATTAATGGAAACGGGAAACAATGA
- the LOC128185651 gene encoding glutathione S-transferase P 1-like — MSKLQIVYFFLRGRAEAIRTLLVEQGVEYEETDVMPMEKWLNYWKPKMAFGQCPLLIDGDFELVQSNAILRYLGRKYDLYGSSIQEAARADMINDGVEDLRGAYTVLIYQNYEDGKDDYVKALPDKLRPFENLMKDTKGYILGEKMTFADYNLFDLLDIHLILAPTCLDTFPALKSYHSRVLQRPGVQKRRNSQNFKDMKINFNGKE, encoded by the exons ATGTCCAAACTACagattgtttatttctttttgagGG GCCGAGCCGAGGCCATAAGAACGCTGTTAGTAGAACAAGGCGTGGAGTATGAAGAAACAGACGTCATGCCGATGGAAAAATGGCTCAATTACTGGAAGCCAAAAATG GCATTTGGTCAATGTCCTTTGCTTATAGACGGCGACTTTGAACTCGTTCAATCGAACGCTATCCTCAGGTACCTAGGACGAAAATACG ACCTGTATGGTTCCAGTATACAGGAAGCTGCCCGCGCTGATATGATAAATGATGGCGTGGAGGATCTAAGGGGAGCGTACACTGTTCTTATCTACCAGAACTAT gAAGATGGAAAAGATGACTATGTGAAAGCCCTTCCAGACAAACTGAGACCTTTTGAA AATCTAATGAAAGACACTAAAGGATACATACTAGGTGAAAAG ATGACTTTTGCGGACTACAATCTATTTGACCTTTTGGATATTCATTTGATCCTTGCCCCGACTTGCCTTGATACTTTTCCAGCATTGAAGTCCTACCATTCACGAGTATTGCAAAGACCTGGAGTCCAAAAGAGAAGAAACTCTCAAAACTTCAAagacatgaaaattaattttaacgGAAAGGAGTGA